A genomic window from Quercus lobata isolate SW786 chromosome 10, ValleyOak3.0 Primary Assembly, whole genome shotgun sequence includes:
- the LOC115965952 gene encoding RNA polymerase II C-terminal domain phosphatase-like 4 — translation MVLVLDLDQTLIHSTTKERYLRTPQELLQNNLKDSLFRLSQPWEMIMVKLRPSVHTFLKEASTMFEIYMCTMSTRSYALQVAELLDPESVYFKSIITREDLLETSEKNLGLVLREERMVLIIDDTISVWSEHELNLIHIKKYHYFDSDHDWSVVSLSALGTDEGGTTGKLTTVLQQLKLIHRLFFNPKFEGGLQDRDVRDILDRLSVLQGCTLSFKNIFPSDFRPENSRLWLMAEELGAKVSMDNLINTITHVVTWFATAEEFQEAEREKIILVHPKWLRACYIASERVSEKKYLIKPKDSS, via the coding sequence ATGGTCTTGGTTCTTGATCTAGATCAAACTCTGATTcattcaacaacaaaagaaagataTCTGAGAACCCCTCAAGAACTCTTGCAAAATAACTTAAAGGATAGCCTATTCCGTCTGAGTCAACCTTGGGAAATGATAATGGTCAAGTTGAGACCTTCCGTTCACACTTTTCTGAAAGAAGCAAGTACTATGTTTGAGATTTACATGTGTACAATGAGTACACGAAGTTATGCGTTGCAAGTTGCTGAGCTTCTTGACCCTGAAAGCGTTTACTTCAAGTCAATCATTACACGTGAAGATTTACTTGAAACAAGCGAAAAGAATCTTGGTCTTGTGCTAAGGGAGGAACGCATGGTTCTTATTATTGATGATACCATAAGCGTGTGGAGTGAGCATGAATTAAACTTGATTCATATTAAGAAGTATCATTACTTTGATTCAGATCATGACTGGAGTGTTGTATCTCTTTCTGCATTGGGCACTGATGAAGGTGGGACCACTGGTAAGCTCACCACCGTTCTTCAACAACTTAAACTAATACACAGACtgtttttcaacccaaaatttGAAGGTGGACTTCAGGATAGAGATGTTAGAGACATACTTGATCGCCTTAGTGTTCTCCAAGGGTGTACATTAtccttcaaaaatattttcccttCTGATTTTAGGCCCGAAAATTCGCGTCTCTGGTTGATGGCGGAGGAGTTAGGGGCCAAAGTTTCTATGGATAATTTGATAAACACCATCACACATGTGGTCACTTGGTTTGCCACCGCGGAGGAGTTTCAGGAGGCAGAGagggaaaaaattattttggtccATCCAAAGTGGTTACGTGCTTGCTACATTGCATCAGAAAGGGTATCTGAAAAAAAGTATCTGATTAAGCCGAAAGATTCAAGTTGA
- the LOC115965951 gene encoding RNA polymerase II C-terminal domain phosphatase-like 4 codes for MKIISEKGFPQDLSDLESSSSSDLDVDTKTCAHLRVVRGMCWVCKSEVFKYIDKDLWLSPDEIAGIRMVESEKLLKDRKIVLVLDLDHTLLHSTKDSRHLKTRQELLEHNINKDGLISLKHLGMMTKLRPYVHTFLKEASTMFEMYIYTTADRRYISLMAEFLDPENVYFKSRIIVREDLFAPDEKNLQLVLRHQRMVLVLDDTKHVWRYHPDNLILVKRYYFFDARHDIVSLSAMNNDEGETTGVLATILQKLKLIHRLFFNPKFKGGLAHRDVKLILDRLKVLQGCKLTFEGIFPSNFEPQNSRLWMMAEELGAICSTSVFTSRTHVVTLVATEEESQQAELDGIILVHPAWLHNCYELAKRFPESDYPIKLKNKKLRSS; via the coding sequence ATGAAGATCATTTCCGAGAAGGGCTTCCCACAAGATTTGTCAGACTTGGAGTCCAGTTCATCCAGCGACTTGGATGTTGATACTAAGACTTGTGCACATCTCAGGGTTGTAAGAGGAATGTGTTGGGTTTGTAAGAGTGAAGTATTCAAGTATATTGATAAGGATTTGTGGCTTAGCCCTGATGAAATTGCTGGGATACGGATGGTAGAATCAGAGAAATTGTTAAAAGATAGAAAGATCGTTTTAGTTCTTGATTTGGATCATACTTTGCTTCATTCAACAAAAGATAGCAGACATCTGAAAACCCGTCAAGAACTTTTGGAACATAATATCAACAAGGATGGCCTAATCTCTCTGAAACATTTGGGGATGATGACCAAGTTGAGGCCTTACGTCCACACTTTTCTTAAAGAAGCAAGTACCATGTTTGAGATGTACATATATACAACTGCTGATCGACGCTATATATCGTTAATGGCTGAGTTTCTTGACCCTGAAAATGTTTACTTCAAGTCAAGGATTATCGTACGTGAAGATTTATTTGCCCCAGATGAAAAGAATCTTCAACTGGTGCTGAGGCACCAACGCATGGTTCTTGTTCTTGATGATACAAAGCACGTGTGGAGATATCATCCAGATAACTTGATTCTTGTTAAGAGATATTATTTCTTTGATGCAAGACATGACATTGTATCTCTTTCTGCCATGAACAATGATGAAGGTGAGACCACTGGTGTGCTCGCGACCATTCTCCAGAAACTTAAACTAATCCACAGACTGTTTTTCAACCCCAaattcaagggtggtcttgcgCATAGAGATGTTAAATTGATACTTGATCGCCTTAAGGTACTCCAAGGATGTAAATTAACCTTTGAAGGTATTTTTCCTTCCAATTTCGAGCCCCAAAATTCGCGTCTTTGGATGATGGCAGAGGAGTTAGGAGCCATTTGTTCTACGAGTGTTTTTACATCCAGGACACATGTGGTCACTTTGGTTGCCACGGAGGAGGAATCTCAGCAGGCAGAGCTGGACGGAATAATTTTGGTCCATCCAGCTTGGTTACATAATTGCTATGAGTTAGCCAAAAGGTTTCCTGAATCGGATTATCCGATTAAgctgaaaaataagaaattgagATCATCTTAG